Proteins found in one Amycolatopsis umgeniensis genomic segment:
- a CDS encoding histidine kinase: MNRALAVLTLVAYVTLPLGSANYETLVLPTLVVGLVYAAIAIAGFPWVQKRGRALAIAYVCVQLPLGFTLFSLSGAAVGAVLLLVVLVCHTVLLLPLPVAFGVAVLIPLIHLPMAPLDGLREGLGTLAVMVFAAVVTELIVREKRSREELAEAHERLRDYAAQAEQLATTQERNRVARDIHDGLGHHLTVVQMMLQAARAVIGTGDTERVDAMLAKAQDQSREALAEVRRSVSALREPHSAPLSEALRTLVDEASAAGVPTGLEVKGTARDTRVEVEESLFRAAQEGLTNVRKHARAQAATVVLDYAVTDRVRLEVRDDGRGLAGDPAPDKGFGLVGLRERVAGLGGRVSVDSAEGHGLTLTVEVPG, encoded by the coding sequence GTGAACCGGGCCCTGGCCGTGCTGACCCTCGTCGCGTACGTGACGTTGCCCCTCGGCTCGGCCAACTACGAGACGCTCGTGCTGCCGACGCTCGTCGTCGGGCTGGTCTACGCGGCGATCGCGATCGCCGGGTTCCCGTGGGTCCAGAAACGCGGGCGGGCGCTCGCGATCGCGTACGTCTGCGTTCAGTTACCGCTCGGCTTCACACTGTTCTCGCTTTCGGGCGCCGCTGTCGGCGCGGTCCTGCTTCTCGTGGTCCTCGTCTGTCACACCGTGTTGCTGCTGCCACTGCCCGTGGCCTTCGGGGTCGCCGTGCTGATCCCGCTGATCCATCTGCCGATGGCGCCGTTGGACGGGCTCCGCGAAGGGCTCGGGACGCTGGCTGTCATGGTGTTCGCCGCGGTGGTGACCGAGCTGATCGTCCGCGAGAAGCGGTCGCGGGAGGAACTGGCCGAGGCGCATGAACGTCTTCGCGACTACGCCGCCCAGGCCGAACAGCTCGCGACGACCCAGGAGCGCAATCGGGTCGCGCGCGACATCCACGACGGGCTCGGTCACCATCTGACGGTCGTGCAGATGATGCTGCAGGCCGCCCGCGCGGTGATCGGCACCGGTGACACGGAACGGGTCGACGCGATGCTCGCCAAGGCGCAGGACCAGTCGCGCGAGGCGCTGGCGGAGGTCCGCCGGTCGGTCTCGGCGTTGCGGGAACCGCACTCCGCACCTCTTTCGGAAGCGTTGCGGACCTTGGTGGACGAAGCGTCCGCGGCCGGTGTGCCGACCGGGCTCGAGGTCAAGGGCACGGCGCGGGACACCCGCGTCGAAGTGGAGGAGTCGCTGTTCCGGGCGGCCCAGGAGGGACTGACCAACGTGCGCAAGCACGCGCGGGCCCAGGCCGCGACCGTGGTGCTCGACTACGCCGTCACCGATCGGGTCCGGCTCGAAGTCCGCGACGACGGCCGCGGCCTGGCCGGGGATCCCGCACCGGACAAGGGTTTCGGGCTCGTGGGACTCCGCGAGCGGGTCGCCGGGCTGGGCGGCCGGGTGTCGGTCGACTCCGCGGAAGGGCACGGTTTGACGCTCACCGTGGAGGTGCCGGGATGA
- a CDS encoding DUF2252 domain-containing protein translates to MAGVVERIREQGEDDRQARIVEVLVEAFDDLMRADADAFRRKFRKMAAAPFAFYRGSACLFYADMAHEDDPWANDETSRVWIQGDLHAENFGSYMDSSGTLVFDVNDFDEAYLGCFTWDLKRLAASVALLAWSKAISDDDIETLIGTYLRAYVKQVREYAERPGDELVRLQLDSTEGVLHSVLLRARLKTRIDLLDEVTTVEDYDRRFRHGPGVRVLEQAERETATAAFESYLDTIPENKRFGSITYRVKDIVGRTGFGIGSAGLPAYNILVEGRTQALENDVVLSMKQGNIAAPSRIVSEQSIRDYFTNEGHRTAVSQRALQAHADPWLGYTEIDGTGFVVSELSPYVDDLDWSDLTEPAEMRPVLDYLGRATAKMHCVSDSDSEQTLVDFQSEAAIAEVIGDREDEFVRALTEFGMAYAEQSREDHRLFVDAFRGGKIPAVRPAAES, encoded by the coding sequence ATGGCAGGTGTGGTCGAACGGATCCGTGAGCAGGGCGAGGACGATCGGCAAGCGCGGATCGTCGAGGTGCTGGTGGAGGCCTTCGACGATCTCATGCGCGCGGACGCCGACGCGTTCCGCCGCAAGTTCCGCAAGATGGCGGCCGCCCCGTTCGCGTTCTACCGCGGTTCGGCGTGCCTGTTCTACGCGGACATGGCGCACGAGGACGACCCGTGGGCGAACGACGAGACCAGCCGGGTGTGGATCCAGGGCGACCTCCACGCCGAGAACTTCGGCAGCTACATGGATTCGTCCGGGACGCTGGTGTTCGACGTCAACGATTTCGACGAGGCCTACCTCGGCTGTTTCACCTGGGACCTCAAACGGCTGGCGGCCAGTGTCGCGCTGCTGGCGTGGAGCAAGGCGATCTCGGACGACGACATCGAGACGCTGATCGGCACCTACCTGCGCGCCTATGTGAAGCAGGTCCGCGAGTACGCGGAGCGTCCCGGCGACGAGCTCGTCCGGCTCCAGCTGGACAGCACCGAAGGCGTTCTGCACAGTGTCCTGCTCAGGGCCAGGCTCAAGACGCGGATCGACCTGCTCGACGAAGTGACCACCGTGGAGGACTACGACCGCAGGTTCCGGCACGGTCCGGGGGTCCGGGTACTGGAACAGGCCGAACGCGAAACCGCGACCGCCGCCTTCGAGTCCTATTTGGACACCATTCCGGAGAACAAGCGGTTCGGCAGCATCACCTACCGGGTCAAGGACATCGTCGGCCGGACCGGGTTCGGCATCGGCTCGGCCGGGCTGCCCGCGTACAACATCCTCGTCGAAGGCCGGACCCAGGCACTCGAGAACGACGTCGTCCTGTCGATGAAACAAGGGAACATCGCGGCGCCGAGCCGGATCGTGTCCGAGCAGAGCATCCGCGACTACTTCACCAACGAGGGGCACCGCACCGCCGTCTCGCAGCGCGCCCTGCAGGCGCACGCGGATCCTTGGCTCGGGTACACGGAGATCGACGGGACGGGTTTCGTCGTCTCGGAGTTGTCGCCCTACGTCGACGATCTGGACTGGTCGGATCTGACCGAGCCGGCGGAGATGCGGCCGGTGCTCGACTACCTCGGCCGGGCCACCGCGAAGATGCACTGCGTGTCCGATTCGGACTCCGAGCAGACCCTGGTCGATTTCCAGAGCGAAGCGGCCATCGCCGAAGTGATCGGTGACCGCGAAGACGAGTTCGTCCGCGCGCTGACCGAGTTCGGGATGGCCTACGCCGAGCAGTCGCGGGAGGACCACCGGTTGTTCGTGGACGCCTTCCGCGGCGGGAAGATCCCCGCCGTCCGGCCTGCCGCGGAGAGCTGA
- a CDS encoding FtsX-like permease family protein: MWDLAWQTIKTRLSGFVGAFIAILCGTALVAGCGILMESGLRAGVPTQRYADAAVVVGGQQTVDPPGAGPMETQQVGEQASVPVTLAGTITAVSGVRGAVAEQSFPANVVTADGRALNGPEGGQSLGHNWDAAALAPFSLREGRAPAGADEVVLDAELASRSGAAVGQRVKVAVRSTPVDFLVSGIAAPKSGDGLSRQSAVFFSQEKAAELAGTPGQVHAIGVLANPGVTPGDLAEKIREAVGTDKVTVTTGVERSTVEFLDVSQTRMLLMALAGSFGGFALLIAVFVVASTLALVINQRRREFALLRAIAATPQQIRKLIGAETMLVASVAGVLGSGLGVAVGFGLRNAFGAVGVIPPDFELALSPIPLVAALALGLGTARLAAWSASRRPSSIRPVEALGEAAVERRELGRVRTFVGCALVVAGLGGSMVPIFLRGEPGLAASSSSALIIVIGLAVLSPKVVAFMTRMIAPVLNRTSRISGYLAAANNQANSRRLAAAVTPVMLAVSFALTMFYSQTSAAAARQEETVESTTADHVLASGTGGLSPEVAAAARRIPGVSAATPVVRTEVLNTVQEQDRVRVDRYPAQGLDGTQVRGNLDLGVVSGKITDLTGNTVAMSASEADWYEKKIGDEVEFYFGDGAPAKLRLVATYTRDQAFGRYVLPVELARAHTSDRMDDSVLVRQQPDADSATVTAALRDLAARYPGLVVTPGSAVAAPEGGQQQAQFYVNLVAVGVILGYVVISVANTLVMSTAQRSREFALLRLIGTTKRQVVRMMRFEALATVGVAALLGTVVAGIPLVLLNLGLRGTPLPSGTIAVFGGVIAGAILLGLLSLGLATRVALRSKPIEAIGLRE, from the coding sequence ATGTGGGATTTGGCATGGCAGACGATCAAGACCCGCCTGAGCGGTTTCGTCGGCGCGTTCATCGCGATCCTCTGCGGGACGGCGCTGGTCGCCGGTTGCGGCATCCTGATGGAATCCGGTCTGCGGGCCGGTGTCCCGACCCAGCGGTACGCCGACGCGGCGGTCGTCGTCGGCGGGCAGCAGACGGTCGACCCGCCCGGTGCCGGTCCGATGGAGACCCAGCAGGTCGGCGAGCAGGCCTCGGTGCCGGTGACACTCGCCGGAACGATCACCGCGGTGTCCGGGGTCCGCGGCGCGGTGGCGGAGCAGAGCTTCCCGGCCAACGTGGTGACGGCCGACGGCCGGGCGTTGAACGGGCCGGAAGGCGGCCAGTCGCTGGGCCACAACTGGGACGCCGCCGCGCTGGCGCCGTTCTCGCTGCGTGAAGGCCGGGCGCCCGCCGGTGCGGACGAGGTTGTCCTCGACGCGGAACTGGCGTCTAGGAGCGGGGCCGCGGTCGGTCAGCGGGTGAAGGTCGCCGTCCGCTCCACGCCGGTGGACTTCCTGGTCTCCGGGATCGCCGCCCCGAAATCGGGCGACGGCCTGAGCCGGCAGTCCGCGGTGTTCTTCTCGCAGGAGAAGGCCGCCGAGCTCGCCGGAACACCCGGCCAGGTACACGCTATCGGCGTGCTGGCGAACCCCGGCGTCACGCCGGGCGACCTCGCCGAGAAGATCCGCGAAGCGGTGGGCACCGACAAGGTGACGGTGACGACCGGGGTCGAGCGCAGCACGGTCGAGTTCCTCGACGTCAGCCAGACCCGCATGCTGCTGATGGCGCTCGCGGGCTCGTTCGGCGGTTTCGCGCTCCTCATCGCGGTGTTCGTCGTCGCCAGCACCCTGGCGCTGGTCATCAACCAGCGCCGCCGCGAGTTCGCGTTGCTGCGGGCGATCGCGGCGACACCCCAGCAGATCCGCAAGCTCATCGGCGCCGAGACGATGCTGGTCGCGTCGGTCGCCGGTGTGCTGGGCAGTGGCCTCGGCGTCGCCGTCGGCTTCGGCCTGAGGAACGCCTTCGGGGCCGTCGGGGTGATCCCGCCGGACTTCGAACTGGCGCTCAGCCCGATCCCGCTCGTCGCCGCGCTGGCGCTGGGCCTGGGCACGGCCCGGCTGGCCGCCTGGTCCGCTTCGCGGCGCCCGTCGTCGATCCGCCCGGTGGAGGCGCTCGGCGAGGCCGCGGTGGAACGGCGCGAACTCGGCCGCGTGCGGACCTTCGTCGGCTGCGCTCTCGTGGTGGCGGGCCTCGGCGGCTCGATGGTCCCGATCTTCCTGCGCGGCGAGCCGGGGCTCGCGGCTTCGTCCAGTTCGGCGCTGATCATCGTGATCGGGCTGGCCGTCCTCAGCCCGAAGGTGGTCGCGTTCATGACCCGGATGATCGCCCCGGTGCTCAACCGGACCTCACGGATCAGCGGCTATCTGGCCGCCGCGAACAACCAAGCCAACTCGCGCCGCCTCGCCGCCGCGGTGACGCCGGTGATGCTGGCGGTCTCGTTCGCGCTGACGATGTTCTACAGCCAGACCTCCGCGGCCGCCGCCAGGCAGGAGGAGACCGTCGAGTCGACCACCGCGGACCACGTGCTCGCGAGTGGTACGGGCGGTCTGTCCCCGGAGGTGGCAGCGGCGGCGCGGCGGATCCCCGGTGTCTCCGCGGCGACCCCGGTCGTGCGCACCGAGGTGCTGAACACGGTGCAGGAGCAGGACAGAGTGCGCGTCGATCGGTACCCGGCGCAAGGGCTGGACGGCACGCAGGTCCGCGGAAACCTCGACCTGGGTGTCGTGTCGGGCAAGATCACCGACCTGACCGGGAACACCGTGGCGATGAGCGCATCGGAAGCCGACTGGTACGAGAAGAAGATCGGCGACGAGGTCGAGTTCTACTTCGGCGACGGCGCTCCGGCGAAGCTGCGCCTGGTCGCCACGTACACCCGGGATCAGGCTTTCGGCCGCTACGTGCTGCCGGTCGAGCTGGCGAGGGCGCACACCAGCGACCGGATGGACGACTCCGTGCTGGTGCGGCAGCAGCCCGACGCGGACTCGGCGACCGTGACCGCCGCCTTGCGTGACCTCGCGGCTCGGTATCCGGGTCTGGTCGTGACGCCGGGATCCGCGGTCGCCGCGCCCGAAGGCGGTCAGCAGCAGGCCCAGTTCTACGTCAACCTGGTCGCGGTCGGCGTGATCCTCGGCTACGTCGTGATCTCGGTGGCCAACACGCTGGTGATGAGCACGGCGCAGCGCTCGCGGGAGTTCGCGCTGCTGCGTCTGATCGGCACCACGAAACGCCAGGTCGTGCGGATGATGCGCTTCGAGGCGCTGGCGACCGTCGGGGTCGCGGCCCTGCTGGGGACCGTGGTGGCGGGAATTCCCCTGGTGCTGCTGAACCTCGGCCTGCGCGGGACACCGCTGCCGTCCGGCACGATCGCCGTCTTCGGCGGGGTCATCGCCGGGGCGATCCTGCTCGGCCTGCTCTCGCTCGGCCTCGCCACCCGGGTGGCGCTGCGGTCCAAGCCGATCGAGGCGATCGGCCTCCGCGAGTAG
- a CDS encoding Acg family FMN-binding oxidoreductase, producing the protein MILTETPVVTAALEAAVRAPSPHNTQPWLFELGPDVIDVVLDENRVLTVCDPDRREARLSCGAALLNLELAIAAAGRSCDVELLPEKDRPELLARVGLRARHRATAAEQRLATSIRARYSNRRPFASTPVPAGARHAVRLAAREEGAKLILLDELGLLEAVAGLIRRADHLQTLDEGFQAELRAWTKGDGSHDGVPAYAGGPRPSGGLLPVRHHGESDQTREFERDPVVAVLTTPTDGPLAQVRAGRAMQRALLTATSLGLSASFYSQPMEIPSARTVLRSLLGENEHPHIVFRLGYGFPGSTTPRRPAGAVTRIRP; encoded by the coding sequence ATGATCCTCACTGAAACACCGGTCGTCACCGCCGCGCTGGAGGCCGCGGTCCGGGCGCCGTCGCCTCACAACACCCAGCCCTGGCTTTTCGAGCTCGGGCCGGACGTCATCGACGTCGTCCTCGACGAGAACCGCGTTCTCACGGTGTGCGACCCGGACCGGCGCGAGGCGCGGCTGTCGTGCGGCGCGGCTCTGCTGAACCTCGAGCTCGCGATCGCTGCCGCCGGGCGGTCTTGCGACGTGGAGCTGCTGCCGGAGAAGGACCGGCCGGAACTGCTGGCGAGGGTCGGGCTCCGGGCCCGGCACCGGGCGACGGCGGCCGAGCAGCGCCTGGCAACGTCGATCCGCGCGCGGTACAGCAACCGGCGGCCGTTCGCCTCGACCCCGGTCCCGGCCGGGGCCCGGCACGCGGTGCGGCTGGCGGCCCGCGAAGAGGGCGCGAAACTGATCCTGCTCGACGAGCTCGGTCTGCTGGAGGCCGTCGCCGGCCTGATCCGGCGGGCCGATCACCTGCAGACGCTCGACGAAGGCTTCCAAGCGGAACTGCGCGCGTGGACCAAGGGGGACGGCAGCCACGACGGCGTCCCCGCCTACGCGGGCGGGCCGCGTCCCTCGGGCGGGCTGCTGCCGGTGCGGCACCACGGGGAGAGCGACCAGACACGGGAATTCGAACGCGACCCGGTCGTCGCGGTGCTGACGACGCCGACCGACGGGCCGCTCGCGCAGGTCCGGGCCGGGCGGGCGATGCAGCGGGCACTGTTGACGGCGACCTCGCTCGGCCTCAGCGCGTCCTTCTATTCGCAGCCCATGGAAATCCCGTCCGCTCGCACCGTCCTGCGGTCGCTGCTCGGGGAGAACGAACACCCCCACATCGTTTTCCGCCTGGGCTATGGCTTCCCTGGGAGCACCACACCGCGCCGCCCGGCCGGCGCGGTCACCAGGATCAGACCGTGA
- a CDS encoding DJ-1/PfpI family protein: MRAFFRVTLTVLAFTVAALALPLTLGGITLSASFENRYTPRPDGVVPKPVRRAHDPAKPTAVVVVGNEGAVVSDTLAPYEILAAAGAFNVYTVAPEARPVTLTGGLDLIPDLSFADLDSLLSSGAPDVVVVPALPDLGEPTTRPVTDWLRRQSSKGALLMSVCNGSGVLASAGLLDGRHATAHWLRIGGFDDEFPTVDWIRGTRYVDDGNIVTTAGILSGIDGAFRITERIAGTETARKTAEAVGWTHYFPGSSTPMAQNTFEAADTVVGFNTAFRWDKPRLGVLLTSGIRELELAAVFDTYGQSLAVETTAVGTPIQSRHGLTFAPRTAVADDLDRLIVPGADAAASHAADRYSGFSPVYLHAGPGFPFDAVLEDLAHTTDTATTRWTARTLEYPSAHLELGGASWPWTVTLRPIGLAVLGLLAALGIRARYRRRA, translated from the coding sequence ATGCGCGCCTTCTTCCGTGTCACGCTGACCGTGCTCGCGTTCACCGTCGCCGCGCTGGCCCTGCCGCTCACACTCGGCGGGATCACGCTCAGCGCCAGCTTCGAAAACCGCTACACACCGAGACCTGACGGCGTCGTGCCGAAACCGGTCCGGCGCGCGCACGATCCCGCCAAGCCGACCGCGGTGGTCGTCGTGGGGAACGAAGGCGCCGTCGTCTCGGACACGCTCGCCCCGTACGAGATCCTGGCGGCGGCCGGCGCGTTCAACGTCTACACCGTCGCGCCGGAGGCCCGGCCGGTCACCTTGACCGGCGGGCTCGACCTCATCCCGGACCTCAGTTTCGCCGACCTCGACAGCCTGTTGTCATCCGGCGCGCCGGATGTCGTGGTGGTGCCCGCCCTGCCGGACCTCGGCGAGCCGACCACGCGGCCGGTGACCGACTGGCTCCGGCGGCAGTCGTCGAAGGGCGCGCTGCTCATGAGCGTCTGCAACGGTTCGGGCGTCCTCGCCTCGGCCGGGCTCCTCGACGGACGCCACGCCACCGCGCATTGGCTGCGCATCGGCGGTTTCGACGACGAATTCCCCACCGTGGACTGGATTCGCGGCACACGGTACGTCGACGACGGGAACATCGTGACCACGGCCGGGATCCTGTCCGGGATCGACGGGGCGTTCCGGATCACCGAGCGGATCGCCGGCACCGAGACCGCGCGGAAAACGGCCGAAGCCGTCGGATGGACCCACTACTTCCCCGGCTCCAGCACACCGATGGCACAGAACACCTTTGAGGCCGCGGACACCGTCGTCGGGTTCAACACCGCCTTCCGATGGGACAAGCCGAGGCTGGGTGTCCTGCTGACCAGCGGCATCCGGGAACTGGAACTCGCCGCGGTGTTCGACACCTACGGCCAGTCGCTGGCGGTCGAGACGACGGCCGTCGGCACGCCGATCCAGTCCCGGCACGGGCTGACCTTCGCCCCGCGCACCGCGGTGGCGGACGACCTCGACCGGCTGATCGTGCCCGGCGCCGACGCCGCCGCGAGTCACGCCGCCGACCGGTACTCCGGGTTCTCACCCGTCTACCTGCACGCCGGGCCCGGTTTCCCGTTCGACGCGGTACTCGAAGACCTGGCGCACACCACGGACACCGCGACCACGCGATGGACGGCCAGGACTCTGGAATACCCGTCCGCGCATCTCGAACTCGGTGGCGCGTCGTGGCCATGGACGGTCACGCTCCGGCCGATCGGGCTGGCCGTCCTCGGGCTGCTCGCGGCCTTAGGGATCCGCGCCCGTTATCGCCGCCGCGCGTGA
- a CDS encoding response regulator — MSVRVLIVDDQALFREALATLLEVQPEIEVVGEAGDGEQAVRLCAELCPDVALMDLRMPVLDGIAATTRLRAEQPGVRVLALTTFDDDEDVFAALRAGAVGYLLKDVSSARLVEALVAAKRGESVLQPSVAAKLVAKVAQLPADPPRASPLSERELEVVRLLADGRSNREIAKTLFLAEGTVKNLVTSVLTKLQVRDRTQAALRAKELGLF; from the coding sequence ATGAGCGTCCGCGTGCTGATCGTCGACGACCAGGCGTTGTTCCGCGAGGCGTTGGCGACGCTGTTGGAGGTCCAGCCCGAGATCGAGGTCGTGGGTGAAGCGGGCGACGGCGAGCAGGCCGTCCGGCTCTGCGCCGAACTGTGTCCCGACGTCGCGCTGATGGATCTGCGGATGCCGGTGCTGGACGGGATCGCCGCGACCACCAGGTTGCGCGCCGAGCAACCCGGCGTCCGCGTACTCGCGCTGACCACGTTCGACGACGACGAGGACGTCTTCGCCGCGTTGCGGGCAGGTGCCGTCGGGTATCTGCTCAAGGACGTCTCGTCGGCCCGGCTTGTCGAGGCGCTGGTCGCGGCCAAGCGGGGCGAGTCGGTGTTGCAGCCCTCGGTGGCGGCGAAGCTCGTGGCGAAGGTGGCCCAACTGCCCGCCGACCCGCCGCGTGCGAGCCCGCTTTCGGAGCGGGAGCTCGAAGTGGTCCGGCTCCTGGCGGACGGCCGCAGCAACCGGGAGATCGCCAAGACGCTGTTCCTCGCCGAGGGCACGGTCAAGAATCTCGTGACGAGCGTGCTGACCAAACTCCAGGTGCGGGACCGGACCCAGGCTGCGCTGCGGGCGAAGGAACTCGGCCTGTTCTGA
- a CDS encoding substrate-binding domain-containing protein encodes MATLKDVAKLAGVSVKTVSNVVNGYDFVKPENRKRVEEALASTGYRPNLGARNLRRGRTGFLGLMLPELSIPYFGELAGLVLQAAQEHEWNVLIEQTLGTRERERNALSALGPHLIDGAIISPEALHTNDFEDLAPGVPLVMLGEHVVDVPIDHVGIDNVQAARIAVRHLISLGRHRIAAIGAHPQRHTAAQRLEGYHFALDEAGIAPIPELVLPALRYHRANGAEAMAHLLALPEPPDAVFCFNDLLAIGALRAAAERGVQVPSDMAIVGFDNNEESAYSLPSLTTIAPDKAAIARAAVDLLRRRIAGGSDLEPEDVQTPFSLEIRNSTIA; translated from the coding sequence GTGGCCACGCTCAAGGACGTCGCCAAGCTTGCGGGCGTCTCGGTCAAGACCGTCTCGAACGTGGTCAACGGCTACGACTTCGTGAAGCCGGAGAACCGCAAACGCGTCGAGGAAGCACTGGCGTCGACCGGTTACCGGCCGAATCTCGGTGCCCGCAACCTCCGCCGCGGCCGCACCGGGTTCCTCGGGCTGATGCTGCCCGAACTCAGCATCCCGTACTTCGGCGAGCTGGCGGGACTGGTGCTGCAGGCGGCGCAGGAGCACGAGTGGAACGTGCTCATCGAACAGACCCTCGGCACCCGCGAGCGGGAGCGCAACGCGCTGTCCGCACTGGGCCCGCATCTGATCGACGGGGCGATCATCAGCCCGGAAGCGTTGCACACCAACGACTTCGAAGACCTGGCGCCGGGTGTGCCGCTCGTGATGCTCGGCGAGCACGTCGTCGACGTCCCGATAGACCATGTGGGCATCGACAACGTCCAGGCCGCGCGGATCGCGGTGCGGCACCTGATCTCGCTCGGCCGCCACCGGATCGCCGCGATCGGCGCGCATCCGCAGCGCCACACCGCAGCGCAACGGCTGGAGGGCTACCACTTCGCGCTCGACGAGGCGGGGATCGCGCCCATTCCGGAACTGGTCCTGCCCGCCCTTCGCTACCACCGCGCCAACGGCGCCGAGGCGATGGCGCATCTCCTCGCGCTGCCGGAACCGCCGGACGCGGTCTTCTGCTTCAACGACCTTCTCGCCATCGGCGCCCTTCGCGCCGCGGCCGAGCGGGGCGTCCAGGTGCCGTCGGACATGGCGATCGTCGGCTTCGACAACAACGAGGAGAGCGCGTACAGCCTGCCCTCGCTGACGACGATCGCCCCGGACAAGGCGGCGATCGCGCGGGCCGCGGTCGATCTGCTGCGACGGCGCATCGCGGGCGGGAGCGACCTCGAACCCGAGGACGTCCAGACGCCTTTTTCGCTGGAGATCCGGAACAGCACCATCGCCTGA
- a CDS encoding DUF1206 domain-containing protein — translation MRDSKTFDLIARGGLLCYAVVHLLVAWLAAQVALGDNAKADKAGALQVVVAEGGAWLLWLIAAGLAVLALWQLSEALTGHRHVKARRRTVRRIVSGIEVVLYGLVSYSAVKIAIAGADDGQTSLVAEVLAESYGPALVTVAGIAVVAVAVFLASRGIRKTFVRELDFGSASGPTRTTTIRLGQIGWIAVAVAYGTVGVLTVIAAVTFDPAKASGLDAALKTLVAQPYGGPMLLALAAGIAAFGAFALLDARFRKI, via the coding sequence ATGCGCGACAGCAAGACGTTCGACCTGATAGCCCGAGGTGGGCTTCTCTGTTACGCCGTCGTGCATCTGCTCGTCGCGTGGCTCGCGGCGCAGGTCGCCCTGGGCGACAACGCCAAGGCCGACAAGGCGGGCGCCTTGCAGGTGGTGGTCGCCGAAGGTGGCGCGTGGCTGCTGTGGCTGATCGCGGCCGGTCTCGCCGTGCTGGCGTTGTGGCAGCTCAGCGAAGCACTCACCGGGCATCGGCACGTGAAGGCGCGGCGGCGGACGGTGCGCAGGATCGTCAGCGGTATCGAGGTCGTGCTGTACGGGCTCGTCTCCTACAGCGCGGTGAAGATCGCCATCGCGGGAGCGGACGACGGTCAGACGTCGTTGGTCGCGGAAGTCCTCGCGGAGTCCTACGGGCCGGCGCTGGTGACCGTCGCCGGGATCGCCGTCGTCGCGGTGGCGGTGTTCCTCGCCTCGCGCGGGATCCGGAAGACCTTCGTTCGGGAACTCGATTTCGGCAGCGCCTCGGGACCGACCAGGACCACGACGATCCGGCTCGGGCAGATCGGCTGGATCGCGGTCGCCGTCGCGTACGGCACCGTCGGTGTGCTGACGGTCATCGCCGCGGTCACGTTCGACCCCGCCAAGGCGAGCGGGCTCGACGCCGCGCTGAAGACGCTCGTCGCCCAGCCTTACGGTGGTCCGATGCTGCTCGCGCTCGCGGCCGGGATCGCCGCTTTCGGCGCCTTCGCGCTGCTGGACGCCCGATTCCGCAAGATCTGA
- a CDS encoding antibiotic biosynthesis monooxygenase, producing MNEDKGFYSIIEYAVDGPETQSALVDAFADIQDRWVRFYPGYVSARFHASIDGTRVFNLVSWASEADYRHFEETSDTAGRLEAIQAALDGLPGEVESRVSANPRYRVVREIGPGSRVAD from the coding sequence ATGAACGAGGACAAGGGTTTCTACTCGATCATCGAGTACGCGGTCGACGGGCCCGAGACCCAGTCGGCGCTGGTGGACGCCTTCGCCGACATCCAGGACCGCTGGGTCCGGTTCTACCCGGGGTACGTCTCGGCGCGGTTCCACGCGAGCATCGACGGCACGAGGGTCTTCAACCTCGTCAGCTGGGCGAGCGAGGCGGACTACCGGCATTTCGAAGAGACGTCGGACACCGCGGGCCGCCTCGAAGCCATCCAGGCGGCGCTCGACGGCCTGCCCGGCGAGGTGGAGTCGCGGGTGAGCGCGAACCCGCGCTACCGCGTGGTCCGCGAAATCGGCCCAGGCTCGCGAGTGGCTGACTGA